The following are encoded together in the Effusibacillus lacus genome:
- a CDS encoding GNAT family N-acetyltransferase: protein MLAFEYLSEDHKNLIDTFQCEDEFSVELFLKEHAIKLHLMKSAITRLYFDDHQNLVGYFTLYNDLVQIRREQAIHHQWTLPEVKYLPAVKIHYLGVDSRFRGKRYGEYLLLEAIKSAYEISEVSGCNFVTVEAFDNTIEFYKKYDFKFLGRKDRSLVIMALKLD from the coding sequence GTGCTTGCTTTTGAATATCTTAGTGAGGATCACAAGAACCTAATTGACACTTTCCAATGCGAAGATGAATTTAGTGTTGAGCTTTTTCTTAAAGAACATGCCATTAAATTACATCTCATGAAGTCTGCCATTACTCGACTTTATTTTGACGATCATCAAAATTTAGTCGGGTATTTTACATTATATAACGATTTAGTACAAATCAGAAGAGAACAAGCTATACACCATCAATGGACACTCCCGGAGGTTAAGTACCTTCCAGCAGTAAAAATACATTACTTGGGTGTGGACAGTCGTTTTAGAGGTAAACGATATGGCGAATATCTCCTGCTTGAAGCGATTAAAAGCGCTTACGAGATATCGGAAGTAAGTGGATGTAATTTCGTAACCGTAGAGGCATTTGATAATACAATTGAATTCTATAAAAAATATGACTTTAAATTTTTAGGAAGAAAAGATCGGTCTCTAGTTATTATGGCGCTTAAGTTAGATTGA
- a CDS encoding tetratricopeptide repeat protein → MKKVAGFLVFLAAGILVYGSLGATGVLPESNWDPVAFLLGVCGLAATIAGIGFALYGYYNINHAEKIIEQKLRVKLEEFKQEAHEESIKMQEALQKLITGYNMEFNVKNIDAAISLYEQAVQTYPKVYNGFTALAYAYWNHKNDLVLAKEYFDLALQYSPNSYQALFDLARFSASNGELLSAYNYLKRALDINPDSYRDIEPDPAFHPVRNHYP, encoded by the coding sequence ATGAAAAAGGTCGCTGGCTTTCTTGTCTTTTTGGCAGCGGGCATCTTAGTATATGGCTCCCTCGGTGCGACCGGAGTCCTGCCGGAATCGAATTGGGACCCCGTTGCTTTCTTGCTGGGTGTTTGTGGATTGGCAGCCACGATAGCCGGAATAGGTTTTGCACTTTACGGTTATTACAATATAAACCACGCTGAAAAAATTATAGAACAAAAGCTTCGGGTGAAGCTCGAAGAGTTTAAACAAGAGGCCCATGAAGAAAGTATTAAAATGCAAGAGGCGTTACAAAAACTAATAACCGGTTATAACATGGAATTCAACGTCAAAAATATTGACGCTGCGATTAGTTTGTATGAGCAAGCTGTTCAAACGTATCCAAAAGTTTATAATGGATTCACCGCTCTTGCCTATGCTTACTGGAACCATAAAAATGACCTTGTGTTAGCGAAAGAGTACTTCGATCTGGCTTTACAATATAGCCCAAACTCTTATCAGGCTTTGTTTGACTTGGCACGCTTCTCGGCTTCGAACGGCGAACTCCTTTCCGCCTATAACTATCTGAAACGGGCTTTAGACATTAACCCTGATTCCTATAGAGATATTGAACCCGATCCTGCATTCCATCCTGTTCGCAACCATTATCCATGA
- a CDS encoding AbrB/MazE/SpoVT family DNA-binding domain-containing protein, whose translation MEVSRISSKGQVTIPKSIRDRLELNEGDRVAFIEENGKVVITKASLVALRNLQDALSKEAKEKGITEEDLLEELKKVREEMWNEQNK comes from the coding sequence ATGGAAGTATCAAGAATCAGTTCCAAGGGGCAAGTTACAATTCCCAAATCGATTCGTGACAGGCTTGAGTTAAACGAAGGGGATCGCGTTGCCTTCATTGAAGAGAATGGCAAGGTGGTCATAACCAAAGCCAGCTTAGTTGCGTTGCGAAATCTGCAGGATGCTTTAAGTAAAGAGGCAAAGGAAAAAGGAATCACTGAAGAAGATTTGTTAGAGGAGTTGAAGAAAGTTCGGGAGGAAATGTGGAATGAACAAAACAAATAA
- a CDS encoding PIN domain-containing protein → MSGTKNNAMRVFVDSNVLISAIQTDKTLSLKLLLTLSEEHRLIICSHSITEVSKVLSMRFPNKMAEWDRLLSRLEFELAYTPSDLSAFKAPYIRDDKDIPILVSAVIAQPDILISGDQDFHTKEIREYFAVYTPAEFLRYFGYIK, encoded by the coding sequence ATGAGCGGTACAAAAAATAATGCGATGAGGGTATTTGTCGACTCAAACGTACTCATATCCGCTATTCAAACAGACAAGACGCTATCGTTAAAGCTATTGCTCACCCTTTCAGAAGAACATAGGCTGATCATATGTAGTCATTCAATAACGGAAGTATCAAAGGTTTTGAGTATGCGGTTTCCAAATAAAATGGCAGAGTGGGACCGGTTATTATCTCGGCTTGAGTTTGAATTAGCGTATACCCCGTCAGACTTGTCCGCATTCAAAGCCCCTTATATCCGTGATGATAAGGATATTCCCATCCTGGTGTCAGCCGTTATTGCCCAGCCCGACATTCTCATTTCCGGAGATCAGGACTTTCACACAAAAGAAATTCGTGAATATTTTGCGGTATATACACCGGCTGAATTTTTGAGGTATTTTGGATACATAAAATAA
- a CDS encoding AbrB/MazE/SpoVT family DNA-binding domain-containing protein has product MEVSRISSKGQVTIPKSIRERLKLDAGDKVAFIEENGKIIITKSSTIALREFFESVAKEAEAKGITGEDLLNDLEKVREEMWNERYKK; this is encoded by the coding sequence ATGGAAGTATCACGTATTAGTTCAAAGGGGCAGGTTACGATCCCTAAGTCGATTAGAGAACGGTTGAAGCTTGACGCAGGGGATAAGGTTGCATTTATTGAAGAGAACGGCAAAATTATCATCACAAAATCAAGTACTATTGCTTTAAGAGAGTTTTTTGAGTCCGTTGCTAAAGAGGCTGAAGCCAAAGGAATAACTGGAGAGGATCTGCTAAATGATTTAGAAAAAGTCCGGGAGGAAATGTGGAATGAGCGGTACAAAAAATAA
- a CDS encoding copper amine oxidase N-terminal domain-containing protein: protein MITVWLDGEPLSFDQPPIKTKDRVLVPLRVIFEKLGSKVEWEGSTQTVTAVKGKTTVTLQVGSKVARKDGKSIPLDVEPITLNDRTLVPVRFVSEALGAKVEWDGAANRVDIFTK, encoded by the coding sequence GTGATAACCGTATGGCTGGACGGGGAACCGTTGAGCTTCGACCAGCCTCCGATCAAGACGAAGGATCGGGTTCTGGTGCCGCTACGAGTGATTTTCGAGAAGTTGGGAAGTAAGGTGGAGTGGGAAGGCAGCACGCAGACGGTTACGGCTGTCAAAGGCAAAACCACCGTTACACTGCAGGTCGGGTCGAAAGTGGCCAGGAAGGATGGTAAGTCGATACCGCTGGATGTGGAACCAATTACCCTAAACGACCGCACGCTAGTCCCCGTGCGGTTTGTGAGTGAAGCGTTGGGGGCGAAGGTGGAATGGGATGGCGCAGCCAATAGGGTGGATATATTTACAAAGTAG
- a CDS encoding RloB family protein, producing MGSDDLFKKRKTRKDYRRRVAQRGNDRDLILIVCEGTQSEPLYFQGFRLTNVDVVGIGGDPLTVVERAKVERNKAKKEGKVYDQVWCVFDRDNFPKQRFNAALQKADSYGFKVAYSNEAFELWYVLHFEFLNSGITREDYKDKLSARLGFKYQKNDPKIYEYLLVKGNQETAIRNADRLLGLYPSFNPEANKPSTTVHHLVQVLKQWKKS from the coding sequence ATGGGGAGTGACGATTTATTCAAGAAAAGAAAGACTAGGAAAGACTACCGAAGAAGAGTGGCGCAAAGAGGAAACGATAGAGATCTTATTTTGATTGTTTGTGAAGGAACACAATCAGAACCGCTTTACTTTCAAGGTTTTCGACTAACAAATGTTGATGTGGTGGGAATCGGCGGAGATCCGTTAACTGTAGTGGAAAGGGCCAAAGTAGAAAGAAATAAGGCTAAAAAAGAGGGAAAAGTATACGATCAAGTGTGGTGTGTATTTGATCGAGATAATTTTCCAAAACAAAGATTTAATGCTGCATTGCAAAAAGCTGACAGTTATGGTTTTAAAGTCGCTTATTCGAATGAAGCTTTTGAATTGTGGTACGTTCTTCATTTTGAATTCCTGAACAGTGGGATAACACGGGAGGATTACAAGGATAAATTGTCTGCACGCCTTGGTTTTAAATATCAAAAGAATGACCCCAAGATCTATGAATATCTTTTGGTTAAAGGCAATCAAGAAACGGCCATTCGAAATGCTGACAGGCTATTGGGTCTGTATCCATCCTTTAATCCTGAAGCGAATAAACCTTCAACCACTGTACACCACTTGGTTCAGGTGCTGAAACAATGGAAAAAAAGTTGA
- a CDS encoding AAA family ATPase codes for MLVQFSVGNFLSFKEVVTLSMVASSIREHRDTNVFEVHKDLRLLKSCVVYGANASGKSNLFKAMSFMRKFIRNSSKEGQFGEEIEGVESFRLSTETYDKPSHFEIVFFHENVLYRYGFEVDYQEVKNEWLFYMPKSTEIELFTRAGEEFKISKGFKEGHGLEDRTRNNALFLSVVANFKGKISTKILEWFGTFNIISGLEDNYFDYTRRKLKDEDFKKLFINLMHSANLGIDDIETDDEDDVPKFVLEDVLKKFAPIANSPELAVRIRNLTLNTLHKKYDHDKNIVGYEKFQLFEHESEGTKKLFSLFGPIIDSLNNGKILVVDELDAKLHPLLTRFIIQLFHSNDHNPKNAQLIFNSHDTNLLSRLYFRRDQIWFTEKDDYGATDLYSLVDYNVRNDASYEKDYLLGKYGSIPYIGHFHFYDEAKEDVHNGE; via the coding sequence ATGCTGGTACAGTTTAGCGTTGGCAACTTTTTGTCATTTAAAGAAGTTGTTACATTAAGCATGGTAGCTTCATCAATCAGAGAACATCGAGACACTAACGTGTTTGAAGTGCATAAAGATCTAAGATTGTTGAAGAGTTGCGTTGTTTATGGTGCAAATGCGAGTGGTAAAAGCAATCTTTTTAAAGCAATGAGTTTCATGCGCAAATTCATTAGAAACTCATCCAAAGAAGGTCAATTTGGTGAAGAAATTGAAGGTGTGGAAAGCTTTCGTTTAAGTACGGAAACATATGATAAACCGAGTCATTTTGAGATTGTATTCTTTCATGAGAACGTCTTATACAGATATGGGTTTGAGGTTGATTATCAAGAAGTCAAGAATGAATGGCTATTTTATATGCCAAAAAGCACAGAAATTGAGCTTTTTACACGTGCTGGAGAAGAGTTTAAGATCTCGAAGGGATTCAAGGAAGGCCACGGCTTGGAAGACAGAACAAGAAATAATGCCCTCTTTCTGTCTGTGGTTGCTAATTTTAAAGGGAAAATCTCTACAAAAATCCTTGAATGGTTTGGAACATTTAACATTATTTCCGGTCTTGAAGATAATTATTTTGATTACACTAGACGAAAACTCAAAGATGAAGATTTCAAAAAACTATTTATTAACCTCATGCACTCCGCTAATTTAGGAATTGACGATATCGAAACTGATGATGAAGATGATGTTCCCAAATTTGTTTTGGAGGATGTGCTTAAAAAGTTTGCCCCAATTGCTAATAGTCCGGAATTGGCGGTTAGGATCAGGAATTTAACCCTTAACACTCTACACAAAAAATATGATCATGACAAAAATATCGTTGGCTATGAAAAATTTCAGTTGTTCGAGCATGAATCCGAGGGAACCAAAAAGTTATTTTCTTTGTTTGGTCCGATTATTGATTCTCTAAATAACGGTAAAATTCTTGTTGTTGATGAATTGGATGCCAAGCTGCACCCATTGTTAACTAGGTTCATTATTCAGTTGTTCCATTCAAACGACCATAATCCGAAGAATGCACAGTTAATCTTTAATTCCCATGACACAAACTTGTTAAGCAGACTTTACTTTAGAAGAGATCAGATCTGGTTTACCGAGAAAGATGATTATGGAGCAACTGATTTGTATTCTCTTGTAGATTACAATGTCAGAAATGATGCATCTTATGAGAAGGATTATTTGTTGGGTAAATACGGGTCGATTCCCTACATTGGACACTTCCATTTTTATGATGAAGCCAAGGAGGATGTCCATAATGGGGAGTGA
- a CDS encoding stalk domain-containing protein: MRRRGNRRSERKIPFVILALSTILASTGVPFGAATAYGAEGKQVNTVQQGVINDIVNLRQGPGTTFSILTTLPPGTVVELLQKNQDNWWQVRVNGQTGWVFGEYVVPKTPADQTVLRIEQHPKDPNFYEVKDGKLYHVLGTPEKRSASFLVGTAPSFLRTGAVYVRDANYQFYRRDPDGDKKVGTHVPAYVTLDLRYQAPISAADIDRFISSSRPNSPLVGKGQIFLNAQKQYGVNALYLASHAIHESDFGLSQIARDKNNLFGYMAYDSDPYGSSAYFKTMEDSILYEAYFVATQYLSPSGKWYQKASTLDGMNVYYATDPYWAEKIAGIMERIRPYNAKDYANSRPLPIVAAKPAGPVQEPIDTTLAQAFPAGTFAVTSEEVNFRALPSTSAQKYGMLPGGQKVTVLGKSKKNWYQVKVNDQIGWVFGDYITGIAVANPVQDPSGVLGSRSGLPGSSNVITVWLDGELLSFDQPPIKTNDRVLVPLRVIFEKLGSKVEWEGSTQTVTAVKGKTIVTLQVGSKVAKKDGKSIPLDVEPITLNDRTLVPVRFVSEALGAKVEWDGAANRVNIFTK, translated from the coding sequence ATGCGGCGGAGAGGGAACAGGCGGTCTGAACGGAAGATTCCGTTTGTCATACTCGCATTGAGTACTATTTTGGCATCTACTGGGGTGCCTTTCGGGGCAGCGACTGCGTATGGGGCTGAGGGTAAGCAAGTAAATACCGTGCAGCAGGGTGTAATAAACGACATTGTCAATTTGCGGCAGGGGCCGGGAACCACTTTTTCGATACTTACGACACTGCCGCCGGGCACAGTAGTCGAACTGCTGCAGAAGAATCAAGACAATTGGTGGCAAGTACGGGTGAATGGGCAGACGGGCTGGGTTTTCGGAGAATATGTCGTTCCGAAGACTCCCGCTGATCAAACGGTATTGCGGATCGAACAGCATCCGAAAGATCCGAATTTCTATGAAGTGAAAGACGGAAAGCTGTATCATGTTTTGGGGACTCCCGAGAAACGGTCGGCCTCTTTCCTAGTGGGCACTGCGCCTTCTTTCCTGAGAACAGGTGCTGTGTATGTGCGGGATGCGAACTATCAATTCTATCGTCGGGACCCGGACGGGGACAAGAAGGTGGGCACCCATGTGCCTGCTTACGTGACGTTGGATCTGCGCTACCAGGCTCCCATTTCGGCAGCTGACATCGACCGGTTCATCAGCTCCAGTCGCCCCAATAGTCCCTTGGTTGGGAAAGGCCAGATTTTTCTCAATGCCCAGAAACAATACGGGGTGAATGCCCTCTATCTGGCGTCTCATGCGATTCATGAAAGTGACTTTGGCTTGTCGCAGATTGCACGGGACAAGAACAATCTGTTCGGCTATATGGCGTACGATTCTGACCCTTATGGCTCCTCGGCTTATTTCAAGACGATGGAGGACTCGATCCTGTACGAGGCTTATTTTGTCGCCACCCAATATTTGAGCCCTTCCGGCAAGTGGTACCAGAAAGCTTCCACGCTGGACGGCATGAACGTGTACTATGCAACCGACCCCTACTGGGCGGAAAAAATCGCCGGCATCATGGAGCGAATCCGTCCCTACAATGCGAAGGACTATGCCAATTCGCGACCCTTGCCGATTGTGGCTGCGAAACCGGCGGGGCCTGTGCAGGAACCGATTGATACGACTTTGGCGCAAGCATTTCCGGCGGGTACCTTTGCTGTAACGTCGGAAGAGGTGAACTTCCGTGCTCTTCCGTCGACCTCGGCGCAAAAGTATGGGATGCTGCCGGGCGGCCAGAAAGTGACTGTACTCGGCAAGAGCAAGAAGAACTGGTACCAGGTGAAGGTGAATGACCAAATTGGATGGGTGTTTGGGGATTATATCACGGGGATCGCTGTTGCGAATCCGGTACAAGATCCCTCGGGGGTCTTGGGCAGCAGATCCGGTTTGCCCGGCAGTTCCAATGTGATTACCGTATGGTTGGACGGGGAACTGTTGAGCTTTGACCAACCGCCGATCAAGACGAATGATCGGGTACTGGTGCCGCTGCGAGTGATTTTCGAGAAGTTGGGAAGCAAAGTGGAGTGGGAAGGCAGCACGCAAACGGTCACTGCTGTCAAAGGCAAAACCATCGTTACGCTGCAGGTCGGTTCGAAAGTGGCCAAGAAGGATGGTAAGTCGATACCGCTGGATGTGGAGCCAATTACTCTAAACGACCGCACGCTAGTCCCCGTGCGGTTTGTGAGTGAAGCGTTGGGGGCGAAGGTGGAGTGGGATGGCGCTGCCAATAGGGTGAATATATTTACAAAGTAG
- a CDS encoding YdcF family protein → MKKRKAAVILVLSIILAATFFRDSWLPALAEHLAIQENATPSDVIIVLGGERKGERTERAVKLYKEGYAPQLLFSDGTDLSWRIRSVNEMTALAKQLGVPEASIYIEDRSRSTYENALFTKQILLDKGWKSAIIVTTNWHSRRTKMVFEKVFEGSGVQLSYAAAADKVHNSLDKWWKDPEKQQTVLTEWAKLIVYWIKYLM, encoded by the coding sequence ATGAAGAAGCGGAAAGCAGCGGTTATCCTTGTCCTGTCAATTATTCTGGCGGCCACTTTTTTTAGAGATTCCTGGTTGCCCGCTCTGGCGGAACATTTGGCAATTCAAGAGAATGCGACTCCAAGTGATGTGATCATAGTGCTTGGGGGAGAACGCAAGGGTGAACGAACGGAAAGAGCAGTCAAACTTTATAAAGAAGGCTATGCACCTCAGTTGCTGTTTTCTGATGGCACAGACCTTTCGTGGCGAATTCGTTCCGTTAATGAGATGACTGCCTTGGCCAAACAGCTGGGAGTTCCCGAGGCTTCCATCTATATTGAAGACCGGTCACGAAGTACTTATGAAAATGCTTTGTTTACAAAACAAATTCTATTGGACAAGGGTTGGAAGTCCGCAATTATAGTTACTACCAACTGGCACTCTCGTAGAACGAAAATGGTATTTGAAAAAGTGTTTGAAGGGTCAGGAGTTCAGTTGAGTTATGCGGCTGCTGCGGACAAAGTACACAATAGTCTGGACAAATGGTGGAAGGATCCGGAGAAACAACAGACGGTCTTGACTGAATGGGCCAAATTAATTGTATATTGGATAAAGTATTTAATGTAG
- a CDS encoding polysaccharide biosynthesis protein: protein MGARQRFLLLGLVDTIIIACAITLAYLLRFDFQIRMPYFKLVPYVILMHVGILLPAFYKAKLYRRVWQYASVGELISIVKAVTVSELLFYAIHLTLQMIEPTLVVPRSVYILSWAFIVLGVGGSRFAWRMFRDSYLKIQPHHKRTMIIGAGDAGAMIAKELKHSPDTDCYPVVFIDDDPSKKLLEVMGLPIVGSRHDIPEVVKRFKIQEIIIALPSASRSEIADVLNICKKTRANIKILPRVADLVNGKVSLKMIRDVKIEDLLGREPVRVDLNHIVNYVKDKVVMVTGAGGSIGSELCRQIASFSPEKLLLLGHGENSIYDIELELLRNYPDIKLEPIIADIQDRHRIESIFARYKPAVVFHAAAHKHVPLMERNPSEAIKNNVLGTKNVAECAHIYGASHFVLISTDKAVNPTSVMGTTKRIAEMIVQSLDKESNTKFVAVRFGNVLGSRGSVIPVFKQQIEHGGPVTVTHPDMVRYFMTIPEAVQLVIQAGALAKGGEIFILDMGEPVKIDDLARDLIRLSGLEPDEDIKIIYTGIRPGEKLFEEILADEEGTEATRHDRIFVGKPLDFSRDELFFMLRMLEQTISKETIESANQIRQILRQIVPTYQWKPEKTGSAVGTSKLEAMAASREFAAGTEK, encoded by the coding sequence TTGGGGGCTCGCCAGCGGTTTCTATTGCTTGGTTTGGTAGACACCATAATTATTGCATGCGCTATCACTCTAGCGTATTTATTACGTTTTGATTTCCAAATTCGAATGCCGTATTTCAAATTGGTTCCATATGTGATACTCATGCATGTAGGTATTCTGCTCCCCGCGTTTTACAAGGCAAAATTGTATCGGAGAGTGTGGCAGTATGCCAGCGTTGGGGAACTCATCTCAATTGTAAAAGCAGTAACTGTTTCAGAGCTGCTTTTTTATGCGATTCATCTTACCCTGCAGATGATTGAACCAACTTTGGTTGTTCCACGCTCCGTATATATTTTGTCTTGGGCATTTATTGTCTTGGGGGTGGGTGGGTCACGGTTTGCCTGGAGGATGTTTCGCGACAGCTATTTAAAAATTCAGCCCCACCACAAACGAACGATGATCATAGGTGCGGGGGATGCGGGGGCCATGATAGCCAAAGAGTTGAAGCATTCTCCGGATACAGATTGCTATCCGGTTGTGTTTATTGATGACGATCCTTCAAAAAAATTGCTGGAAGTTATGGGATTGCCCATTGTTGGCTCGCGACATGACATACCCGAAGTGGTAAAAAGATTCAAGATCCAGGAGATCATCATTGCTTTACCCTCTGCATCCCGGAGTGAGATTGCCGATGTTCTCAATATTTGCAAGAAAACCAGGGCCAATATAAAAATTCTTCCAAGGGTTGCGGACCTGGTAAACGGCAAAGTGTCCTTAAAAATGATCCGTGATGTCAAAATCGAAGACCTGTTAGGGCGCGAACCTGTAAGGGTGGATCTCAATCATATTGTTAATTATGTGAAAGATAAAGTAGTTATGGTGACTGGAGCCGGGGGATCCATCGGATCTGAGCTGTGTCGCCAGATTGCGTCATTTTCACCTGAAAAGTTGCTATTGCTGGGCCATGGTGAAAACAGTATCTACGATATTGAATTGGAATTATTGAGGAACTATCCAGATATTAAGCTTGAACCGATAATCGCAGATATTCAAGACCGACACCGCATTGAGAGTATCTTCGCCCGGTACAAACCAGCCGTTGTCTTTCATGCAGCCGCTCATAAGCATGTACCGCTTATGGAGCGAAACCCCTCGGAAGCGATAAAAAACAATGTTTTGGGCACAAAAAATGTTGCGGAATGTGCCCACATTTATGGTGCGTCGCATTTTGTTCTGATTTCTACTGATAAGGCAGTAAATCCGACCAGTGTGATGGGGACGACAAAGCGGATTGCCGAAATGATTGTTCAAAGTTTGGATAAGGAAAGCAATACAAAATTTGTGGCTGTTCGATTTGGAAATGTCTTGGGGAGCAGGGGGAGTGTAATTCCTGTCTTCAAACAGCAAATTGAACATGGAGGTCCAGTCACCGTTACACATCCTGATATGGTTCGATACTTTATGACCATACCTGAAGCTGTTCAGTTGGTAATTCAGGCAGGTGCACTGGCAAAAGGGGGCGAAATCTTTATCTTGGATATGGGTGAGCCTGTAAAGATTGATGATTTGGCTCGTGATTTAATACGTTTGTCAGGTCTGGAACCTGACGAAGACATCAAAATCATATATACAGGCATCCGCCCTGGTGAAAAACTTTTTGAAGAGATTTTGGCTGATGAAGAGGGAACGGAAGCTACCCGACATGACAGGATCTTTGTGGGGAAACCTCTTGATTTTTCCAGGGACGAATTGTTCTTCATGTTGCGGATGCTTGAACAAACCATATCGAAGGAAACGATTGAATCGGCAAATCAAATCCGACAGATTTTGCGCCAAATAGTTCCCACCTATCAATGGAAACCGGAAAAAACAGGTTCAGCCGTGGGAACTTCCAAATTGGAAGCCATGGCTGCATCCAGAGAATTTGCCGCTGGCACAGAAAAATGA
- a CDS encoding sugar transferase, with protein sequence MYNYLKRTIDFSLAIVSLVLLSPLFLMISILIKIESKGPIFFTQKRAGQDGRLFTIYKFRSMRIDTPNVATDKLGDPSEYVTRVGRFIRKTSLDELPQLINILRGDMSFVGPRPALFNQYELIEERQRQGIHRIKPGLTGYAQIMGRDYICDEQKVAYDRFYLEHMSLSLDFKILFLTFFKVMNAENVKG encoded by the coding sequence GTGTACAATTATCTAAAGCGTACAATTGATTTTTCGTTGGCCATTGTATCATTGGTACTGCTTTCTCCACTCTTTCTTATGATAAGCATTTTAATAAAGATTGAGTCCAAGGGACCCATTTTCTTTACTCAAAAACGAGCCGGTCAAGACGGTAGATTATTTACAATTTATAAGTTTCGAAGCATGAGAATTGATACACCTAACGTTGCTACTGATAAACTTGGCGATCCTTCTGAATATGTAACGCGGGTTGGACGTTTCATCCGCAAAACCAGTTTGGATGAACTTCCTCAATTGATTAATATCTTGCGTGGGGATATGTCCTTCGTTGGTCCTCGCCCTGCATTGTTCAATCAATATGAATTGATTGAAGAAAGACAACGGCAAGGCATTCACCGAATTAAGCCGGGGTTGACAGGGTATGCCCAGATTATGGGGCGGGACTACATCTGTGATGAACAAAAAGTGGCATATGACAGGTTTTATCTGGAACACATGTCCCTTTCTTTGGATTTCAAGATACTATTCTTAACTTTTTTCAAGGTTATGAATGCAGAAAACGTCAAGGGATGA